A part of Ammospiza caudacuta isolate bAmmCau1 chromosome 7, bAmmCau1.pri, whole genome shotgun sequence genomic DNA contains:
- the LOC131559843 gene encoding olfactory receptor 14C36-like, protein MSNSSSIRHFLLLALADTWQLQLLHFCLLLGISLAALLANGLIISAVACGHHLHTPMFFFLLNLALSDLGSLCTTVPKAMNNSLWDTRDISYTGCAAQLFFFLFFISAELFLLTVMCYDRYVSICKPLHYGTLLGSRACAHMAAAAWASAFLNALLLMAYTFSLPLCHGNALGQFFCEIPQILKLSCSQSKLRKLGLIVGSSCLGLCCFVFMVFSYVQIFRVVLRIPSEQGRHKAFSTCLPHLAVISMFLSTIVFAHLKPPSVSSPSLDLALSVLYAVVPPALNPLIYSLRNQELKAAVWRLMAGCIQEH, encoded by the coding sequence atgtccaacagcagctccatcaggcacttcctcctgctggcattggcagacacgtggcagctgcagctcctgcacttctgcctcttgctgggcatctccctggctgccctcctggccaacggcctcatcatcagcgccgtagcctgcggccaccacctgcacacgcccatgttcttcttcctgctcaacctggccctcagcgacctgggctccctctgcaccactgtccccaaagccatgaacaattccctctgggacaccagggacatctcctatactggatgtgctgcacagctctttttctttcttttctttatctcagcagagcttttcctcctgaccgtcatgtgctacgaccgctacgtgtccatctgcaaacccctgcactacgggaccctcctgggcagcagagcttgtgcccacatggcagcagctgcctgggccagtgcctttctcaatgctctgctACTCATGGCCTATACATTTTCcttgcccctgtgccatggcaatgccctgggccagttcttctgtgaaatcccacagatcctcaagctctcctgctcacagtCCAAACTGAGGAAACTGGGGCTCATTGTTGGTAGTTCCTGTTTaggtttgtgttgttttgtgttcatggttttctcctatgtgcagatcttcagggttgtcctgaggatcccctctgagcagggacggcacaaagccttttctacctgcctccctcacctggctgtgatCTCCATGTTCCTCAGCACTATTGTCTTTGCTCACCTGAAGCCCCCCTCAGtctcatccccatccctggatctggccctttCAGTTCTGTACgcggtggtgcctccagccctgaaccccctcatctacagcctgaggaaccaggaactcaaggctgcagtgtggagactgatgGCTGGATGCATTCAGGAACATTAA
- the LOC131559624 gene encoding olfactory receptor 14C36-like: MSNSSSIRHFLLLALADTWQLQLLHFCLLLGISLAALLANGLIISAVACGHHLHTPMFFFLLNLALSDLGSICTTVPKAMHNSLWDTRNISYTGCAAQLFFFVFFIGAEFYLLTIMCYDRYLSICKPLHYGTLLGSRACAHMAAAAWANAFLHALVHTANTFSLPLCHGNALGQFFCEIPHILKLSCSHSNLKELGFLSVSASLSLCCFVFIVFSYVQIFRAVLRIPSVQGWHKAFSTCLPHLAVVSLFISTCIFANLKSSSISSPSLDVALSFLYSVVPPVLNPLIYSLRNQELKAAMLRLITRWFQEH, encoded by the coding sequence atgtccaacagcagctccatcaggcacttcctcctgctggcattggcagacacgtggcagctgcagctcctgcacttctgcctcttgctgggcatctccctggctgccctcctggccaacggcctcatcatcagcgctgtagcctgcggccaccacctgcacacgcccatgttcttcttcctgctcaacctggccctcagcgacctgggctccatctgcaccactgtccccaaagccatgcacaattccctctgggacaccaggaacatctcctacactggatgtgcggctcagctctttttctttgtgtttttcatTGGAGCAGAGTTTTATCtgctgaccatcatgtgctacgaccgctacttgtccatctgcaaacccctgcactacgggaccctcctgggcagcagagcttgtgcccacatggcagcagctgcctgggccaaTGCCTTTCTTCATGCTCTggtgcacacagccaatacattttctcTGCCCCtatgccatggcaatgccctgggccagttcttctgtgaaatcccacacaTCCTCAAACTCTCCTGCTCCCACTCCAACCTCAAGGAACTGGGGTTTCTTTCTGTCAGTGCATCTTTAtcattgtgttgttttgtgttcattgttttctcctatgtgcagatcttcagggctgtacTGAGAATCCCCTCTGTGCAGGGatggcacaaagccttttccacctgtcTCCCTCACCTTGCCGTGGTCTCCCTGTTCATCAGCACTTGCATATTTGCCAATCTAAAGTCCTCATCCATCTCGTCGCCATCCCTGGATGTGGCCCTGTCAtttctgtactcggtggtgcctccagtcctgaaccccctcatctacagcctgaggaaccaggagctcaaagCTGCAATGTTGAGACTGATAACTAGATGGTTTCAGGAACATTAA